A stretch of Megalobrama amblycephala isolate DHTTF-2021 linkage group LG14, ASM1881202v1, whole genome shotgun sequence DNA encodes these proteins:
- the zgc:171422 gene encoding zinc finger protein ZFMSA12A, translating into MVLTLIKHCKSLLAFSSPDWSNFCLYQTSNSFHCCSAVTLGSSMHVWTLFANHTICYPCCKTDVCGTLEKNALPSIVEDRIVSSLSLPPVGDSVIINQHNDDGKLLPLDSKNLPNQQHSMDKETGTGDPNAQDVGSSSSCESSESSRDSDGEKETNSNADELQRNNSEEPSVPSSTNDAHRGDLIFQTAVPLQRPALDTFPNSPSKGFHYAGRTVHKCQQCTKYFIYRSDLVKHQEIHTQSGTHECHQCGQVFDDLTQLTAHKNISCNTRIFKCIKCTAHFRSLRTLYRHNRVHKEKTTHKCPECGRMFTSLSRLVGHRRAHRTPAVKRNYTCKQCNETFGSYRASLIHQKTHKVKDAPPSKPERQPGKCRFCDLTFSVDSELRSHLKTHAEFRPYICDQCGKCFSANSSLLAHLSNHTGEKPLLCSQCGKRFYSKIQLKSHMRCHSGERPHVCPYCEKQFSLSGNLKIHIRIHTGEKPYVCHQCGKGFVSAGCLQVHLRSHTGEKPYQCKICSKKFVVSSHLTAHMCFHTGERPHCCLQCGKRFIRRYDLSKHMYTHIGKRPFPCPLCPKAYTCRTHLNRHMKSHSV; encoded by the exons ATGGTCCTGACTTTGATAAAGCACTGCAAGTCCTTGTTGGCTTTTTCCTCTCCAGATTGGAGCAACTTCTGCCTGTACCAAACTTCAAACAG cTTTCATTGTTGCTCAGCTGTCACCCTGGGGAGCTCGATGCATGTGTGGACTCTGTTTGCAAATCACACAATTTGCTATCCTTGCTGCAAGACAGATGTTTGTGGGACTTTggaaaaaaatg ctCTTCCATCAATAGTTGAGGATCGAATAGTATCATCATTGTCACTGCCGCCTGTTGGCGACTCGGTCATTATAAACCAGCACAATGATGATGGCAAGTTACTGCCTCTTGATTCTAAAAACCTGCCAAACCAACAACATAGTATGGACAAGGAGACTGGGACAGGTGATCCAAATGCCCAGGATGTGGGATCCAGCTCCAGCTGTGAATCATCAGAGTCTTCCAGAGACAGTGATGGAGAAAAGGAAACAAACTCAAACGCTGATGAATTGCAACG GAATAACTCAGAAGAGCCAAGCGTACCGTCATCCACCAATGATGCTCATAGAG GTGATTTAATTTTTCAGACTGCTGTGCCTCTCCAGCGGCCCGCTCTTGACACCTTCCCAAACTCACCCTCTAAAGGCTTCCACTATGCAGGCAGAACCGTGCACAAATGTCAGCAGTGCACGAAATACTTCATCTATCGCTCTGATCTTGTCAAGCACCAGGAAATTCACACCCAGTCGGGGACGCACGAGTGTCATCAGTGTGGGCAAGTTTTCGACGATTTGACGCAGCTGACGGCGCACAAGAACATCAGCTGCAATACCAGAATTTTCAAGTGCATCAAATGCACAGCCCACTTTAGATCCCTCAGGACCCTATACAGACACAACCGAGTGCACAAAGAGAAAACCACACACAAATGCCCTGAATGTGGACGGATGTTCACAAGTCTGTCACGACTGGTCGGTCACCGGCGAGCTCACCGAACTCCTGCTGTTAAAAGGAACTACACCTGTAAACAATGCAACGAGACTTTCGGCTCGTACCGAGCCAGTTTAATCCACCAGAAGACTCATAAAGTTAAAGACGCTCCCCCGTCGAAACCGGAACGCCAGCCAGGAAAGTGTCGTTTTTGTGATTTGACGTTCAGCGTCGACAGCGAATTAAGAAGCCATCTGAAGACGCACGCAGAGTTTAGGCCGTATATATGCGACCAGTGCGGGAAGTGCTTTTCGGCAAACAGCAGCCTGCTCGCCCACCTCTCAAATCACACGGGCGAAAAACCTCTCCTATGTTCGCAATGCGGAAAGCGGTTTTACAGCAAAATCCAATTAAAATCCCACATGAGATGTCATTCTGGCGAGCGGCCGCACGTCTGTCCGTACTGCGAGAAGCAGTTTTCACTGTCTGGGAATTTGAAAATCCACATCAGGATTCACACTGGGGAGAAGCCGTACGTTTGCCATCAGTGCGGAAAGGGTTTCGTCTCCGCCGGATGCCTGCAGGTGCATCTGCGTTCTCACACGGGAGAAAAGCCGTATCAGTGTAAAATCTGCAGCAAGAAATTCGTGGTTTCGAGTCACCTGACGGCGCACATGTGCTTTCACACCGGAGAGCGTCCACACTGCTGCTTACAGTGCGGGAAACGATTCATCCGCCGCTATGACTTGAGCAAGCACATGTACACTCATATTGGGAAGAGGCCGTTCCCGTGTCCTCTGTGCCCAAAGGCTTACACGTGTCGTACGCACTTGAACAGGCACATGAAGAGCCACAGTGTTTGA